A single genomic interval of Chloracidobacterium validum harbors:
- a CDS encoding PH domain-containing protein, with translation MPDSMPETATLEAPSNNQPETTLPPSLVSQAAPVVDEPMRLEPDVIALWRLNGGIEWAMLLGLAFVAITIGSIILSLGMWFWLLLAAWVVMALLAVVQTIWYPPLAYRHYAYRIAERVIEVRHGVWFRESRLVPLSRIQHVDLRQGLFERSYGLATLVFHTAGMHESSTVLPGLALATATDLRDRLMAQIHGGRPLRRESPHPGEAVSEAGHGG, from the coding sequence ATGCCAGATTCCATGCCTGAAACGGCTACACTTGAAGCGCCGTCAAACAACCAGCCCGAAACCACCCTGCCGCCTTCGCTCGTATCACAAGCCGCGCCGGTCGTGGATGAGCCAATGCGTCTGGAACCGGATGTCATCGCTTTGTGGCGGCTCAATGGTGGAATTGAGTGGGCCATGCTGCTCGGACTTGCCTTTGTGGCGATAACCATCGGCAGCATCATCTTGTCGCTGGGCATGTGGTTCTGGCTGCTTCTGGCCGCCTGGGTTGTCATGGCGCTACTGGCGGTTGTCCAGACGATTTGGTATCCACCTCTAGCCTACCGGCACTATGCCTACCGCATTGCCGAGCGCGTCATTGAGGTACGCCACGGGGTGTGGTTTCGTGAAAGTCGCCTTGTGCCACTGTCACGCATCCAACACGTTGATCTTCGGCAGGGACTGTTTGAGCGGTCATACGGCCTGGCAACGCTCGTTTTTCACACTGCCGGCATGCATGAGTCGAGCACCGTTTTGCCCGGACTGGCCCTGGCGACCGCGACCGACCTCCGCGATCGATTGATGGCGCAGATTCACGGCGGCCGTCCGCTTCGCCGTGAATCACCACACCCTGGCGAAGCCGTATCTGAGGCCGGGCATGGCGGCTGA
- a CDS encoding PH domain-containing protein, with the protein MAAEANSLSAGRLAGRLHPWTLAFGLLAVARQMLIPLLYWVFSGFGFFGTLLVLVFGVPNLLLVVARYWSFRYRVEAEELVVEQGILRRQERHIPLANIQEIRLEQNLIQRQLGVARADIETSTGGGIEASLAVLSVGDIARLRQRVFGHRPVAAVEAQTGADEVPIVAVGPRELLLAGLTSNGVFTLFIVLGALTRFAEEWLPETARRLVWQGLENLAVTLGGRSWMTVLALLVGVVGGLLVVSTVVSSLLSLARFYDFRLTQHGTALRRTYGLLTRHVSNLSPARIQLIAIEQTLVRRFFGWAALRVDVAGVAYERDEEQQGRGLLAPLLERGAAERLLPRFLNDCDLDPQAWQPVSPLAIRRGIWRRSAWLVALTAGALWWSGLPYGLWPLTLFPVIIWVSWLDYRARGYIAGEAYWFVRQGWINRATYVIPVCQIQSVVVAQTPFDWRLGLATLILDTAGQTPVVIRDVPVAEAEALGRQTVSRAETAALEMTPSGG; encoded by the coding sequence ATGGCGGCTGAAGCCAATTCGTTGTCCGCCGGCCGCTTGGCGGGACGGCTGCATCCGTGGACGCTGGCATTCGGCCTCCTGGCCGTGGCGCGGCAAATGCTCATTCCGCTGCTGTACTGGGTCTTTTCCGGTTTTGGGTTCTTCGGCACATTGCTGGTTCTGGTCTTTGGCGTGCCAAACCTGCTGTTGGTGGTCGCGCGGTACTGGAGCTTCCGTTACCGCGTGGAAGCCGAAGAACTCGTCGTCGAGCAGGGCATCCTGCGCCGTCAGGAGCGGCATATCCCGCTAGCCAACATCCAGGAGATTCGGCTGGAGCAAAATCTCATCCAGCGTCAACTTGGTGTAGCGCGGGCCGACATCGAGACTTCTACTGGTGGTGGCATTGAGGCCTCCCTGGCCGTGCTTTCGGTGGGCGATATTGCGCGGTTGCGTCAGCGGGTGTTCGGTCACCGCCCGGTGGCAGCCGTGGAAGCGCAGACGGGCGCGGATGAAGTGCCGATTGTTGCCGTAGGCCCCCGCGAACTGCTCTTGGCCGGACTGACCTCAAACGGCGTTTTTACGTTGTTTATTGTGCTGGGTGCGCTGACGCGGTTTGCCGAAGAATGGCTCCCTGAAACGGCGCGCCGGTTGGTGTGGCAGGGACTTGAAAACCTGGCGGTGACGCTCGGCGGCCGGAGCTGGATGACGGTCTTGGCACTGCTGGTGGGGGTGGTCGGCGGGTTGCTGGTGGTTAGTACGGTAGTTTCCAGCTTGCTCTCGCTTGCGCGATTTTACGATTTTCGGCTGACCCAACACGGAACCGCCTTGCGGCGCACCTATGGACTGTTGACACGCCATGTCAGCAACTTGTCACCGGCGCGTATTCAGTTGATTGCCATCGAGCAAACGCTGGTGCGGCGCTTCTTTGGCTGGGCTGCGCTGCGCGTGGATGTGGCCGGCGTTGCCTACGAACGCGACGAAGAGCAGCAGGGGCGGGGACTGCTGGCTCCGCTGCTGGAGCGCGGCGCGGCCGAACGCTTGCTCCCACGGTTTTTGAACGACTGTGACCTCGACCCACAGGCTTGGCAGCCGGTGTCACCGCTGGCGATTCGACGCGGTATCTGGCGTCGGTCGGCCTGGCTGGTGGCGCTGACGGCCGGTGCGCTGTGGTGGTCGGGCCTGCCCTATGGGCTGTGGCCGTTGACGCTCTTCCCGGTCATCATTTGGGTGAGTTGGCTGGATTACCGCGCGCGGGGCTACATCGCCGGTGAGGCGTACTGGTTTGTTCGGCAAGGATGGATCAACCGGGCGACATACGTCATTCCGGTCTGCCAGATTCAGTCGGTAGTCGTTGCCCAAACCCCTTTTGATTGGCGGTTGGGCCTGGCAACGCTCATCCTGGATACCGCCGGACAGACGCCAGTGGTCATTCGGGATGTCCCAGTCGCTGAAGCCGAGGCGCTCGGCCGTCAAACGGTGTCTCGGGCTGAAACTGCCGCACTGGAGATGACACCGAGTGGTGGATAG
- a CDS encoding histidine phosphatase family protein — protein MTYSTETRLLIIRHGQTTDGSEPRCHGWADLALSDEGVKQIERLARYLRHQPIDALYASDLTRSQHSARILATGRNLSPVALPALREINFGDLEGCLVDELPQRFPATITAWRANPATCHFPNGESFQSVKQRVLPTIERLLAQHAGSTIALALHSGVNRVILGWALGLPDEYLVRLEQHHGCLNIVTFGPLHPRLVLHNFVPEPDHGR, from the coding sequence ATGACCTATTCCACCGAAACCAGACTGCTCATCATTCGCCACGGACAGACAACGGACGGCTCAGAGCCACGCTGCCATGGCTGGGCCGACTTGGCGTTATCCGATGAAGGTGTAAAACAGATCGAACGCCTCGCGCGCTACCTGCGCCACCAACCCATTGATGCCCTCTACGCCAGTGACTTGACGCGCTCCCAACATTCCGCGCGCATCCTGGCGACCGGGCGTAACCTTTCCCCGGTGGCGCTACCGGCGTTGCGCGAAATCAACTTTGGCGACCTCGAAGGCTGCTTGGTGGATGAGCTTCCCCAACGCTTTCCGGCAACCATCACCGCCTGGCGCGCGAATCCGGCGACCTGCCACTTTCCCAACGGCGAGAGTTTCCAGTCCGTCAAGCAGCGCGTGCTGCCGACCATCGAGCGCCTGCTCGCCCAACATGCCGGCTCGACCATCGCCCTCGCGCTTCATTCCGGCGTCAACCGCGTGATTTTGGGCTGGGCGCTTGGACTGCCGGATGAATACCTCGTCCGGCTGGAGCAGCACCATGGCTGCCTCAACATTGTCACGTTTGGACCGTTGCATCCGCGGCTGGTGCTCCACAATTTCGTGCCTGAACCCGATCACGGCCGGTGA
- a CDS encoding GNAT family N-acetyltransferase, which produces MTPEPTPPMPPLEWQTARFAELTLDELYDIVQARLAVFVVEQQCAYQDADGVDRHAHHVMGWRRTPDGRTLVAYCRLVEPGIKYAEPSIGRVITPAAGRGQGFGRALLRQALDLHDRLYPGQANRISAQQYLERFYGAFGYRTVSEPYDEDGIPHVEMVRPSPQPAQAIISSESN; this is translated from the coding sequence ATGACACCAGAACCTACGCCCCCGATGCCGCCACTTGAGTGGCAGACGGCCCGCTTTGCCGAACTGACGCTCGACGAGCTGTACGACATTGTTCAGGCTCGCCTGGCCGTGTTTGTCGTTGAACAGCAGTGTGCCTATCAGGATGCCGATGGCGTTGACCGCCATGCCCACCACGTCATGGGGTGGCGACGAACGCCAGATGGACGCACACTGGTTGCTTACTGTCGGCTCGTCGAACCGGGTATCAAATACGCTGAACCGTCTATTGGGCGGGTGATTACCCCGGCGGCCGGACGCGGACAAGGCTTCGGCAGGGCGCTACTCCGGCAGGCGCTGGACCTGCACGACCGGCTGTATCCGGGACAGGCCAATCGCATCTCGGCGCAGCAGTACCTAGAGCGGTTTTACGGCGCGTTCGGCTACCGGACGGTGTCCGAACCCTATGATGAAGATGGGATTCCCCATGTCGAGATGGTGCGTCCCAGTCCGCAGCCCGCTCAAGCAATCATCTCATCAGAAAGCAACTGA
- a CDS encoding TetR/AcrR family transcriptional regulator yields the protein MTSSLPTASPRSLLARAPRRMSGEDRRQQIVRVAMQRFSEKGFNGVTTKEIAAAAGVSEAIIFRHFATKQDLYAAILDQKMKDADAATFWACMRELAAERDDRRFFEAIMRHVIERHRADYSFQRLLFFSALEGHELSEMFFRLYVRDIFDFLGDYIETRIREGAFREVNPQAAARSLFAMPFLQTMFEQLHGDATVTGSPEALARAYTAIFLDGVRQPVADVAETSSPVRKVRTS from the coding sequence ATGACCAGCTCCCTGCCAACCGCTTCACCTCGGTCACTTCTGGCCCGCGCCCCGCGGCGCATGTCAGGCGAAGACCGGCGACAACAAATCGTCCGGGTAGCCATGCAGCGCTTTTCTGAAAAGGGTTTCAACGGCGTGACCACCAAGGAAATTGCGGCTGCGGCCGGCGTAAGCGAGGCCATCATTTTCCGGCACTTTGCCACCAAGCAAGACCTGTATGCCGCCATCCTCGACCAGAAAATGAAAGACGCCGATGCGGCAACGTTCTGGGCGTGCATGCGCGAGCTGGCTGCGGAACGCGATGACCGGCGCTTTTTTGAGGCGATCATGAGGCACGTCATCGAACGCCACCGCGCTGATTACTCCTTTCAGCGGTTGTTGTTTTTTAGCGCGCTTGAAGGTCATGAGCTGTCGGAGATGTTTTTCCGGCTGTATGTGCGCGATATTTTTGACTTTTTGGGTGATTACATTGAAACCCGCATCCGCGAGGGCGCGTTTCGGGAAGTGAACCCGCAGGCCGCCGCGCGTTCACTATTTGCCATGCCGTTTCTTCAGACCATGTTCGAGCAACTTCACGGCGATGCGACCGTTACCGGATCGCCGGAAGCGCTGGCGCGCGCTTACACCGCTATTTTCCTCGACGGTGTGCGGCAGCCGGTGGCCGATGTGGCCGAAACGTCATCCCCGGTAAGAAAGGTGAGAACGTCATGA
- a CDS encoding efflux RND transporter periplasmic adaptor subunit — protein sequence MTTKAWSVGRMVLGGWGLALLVAGAGGCSHKKETVSAAAPEATAPPAVVEVKTTPAVERLIRKSIETVGSLVPDEQVVVAGQVGGEIAELTVDVGSPVKAGQPIARISPKEYELKLQQAEAALAQARAMLGDAGRRDPIDIEAVPTVRQAKAALDDARAQMERTQRLVESGDVPRQRWDTVEASYRAAEARYQAARDEAVMRIGAVEQRQAEVRFARKKLEDSTVRAPISGFVSVRHKSRGDFINEQGGNRDIVTIVRLDPIRVQANVAEVGVSYVKAGMPVRFTTDAYPGRDFPARVARISPVLNQQARLLMVEATAPNPQGLLKPGMFARVYVDIASDVPAVFVPSGAVVSVAGVEKVFVFEGGKAVERRVRLGKRDGEAVEITEGLKPGEKVITTNLDRLTNDQPVNVS from the coding sequence ATGACGACGAAAGCTTGGTCGGTGGGTCGTATGGTGCTTGGAGGATGGGGACTGGCACTCCTGGTCGCCGGCGCCGGTGGATGTTCCCACAAGAAGGAAACGGTCAGCGCCGCCGCCCCGGAAGCCACCGCGCCGCCGGCGGTCGTCGAGGTCAAAACCACGCCGGCCGTTGAGCGGCTCATCCGCAAATCCATTGAAACCGTTGGCTCGCTGGTCCCGGATGAGCAAGTGGTCGTCGCCGGACAGGTCGGCGGCGAGATTGCGGAACTGACCGTTGATGTCGGCAGTCCCGTCAAGGCCGGGCAGCCCATCGCGCGCATTTCGCCCAAGGAATATGAACTCAAGCTTCAGCAGGCCGAGGCGGCGCTGGCGCAAGCGCGCGCCATGCTCGGTGACGCCGGACGGCGCGACCCGATTGATATTGAAGCCGTCCCAACGGTGCGCCAGGCCAAGGCGGCTCTGGACGATGCGCGGGCGCAGATGGAGCGTACCCAGCGGTTGGTCGAGTCTGGGGATGTCCCACGCCAGCGGTGGGACACGGTCGAAGCCAGCTACCGCGCGGCCGAAGCCCGCTACCAGGCGGCTCGTGACGAGGCGGTGATGCGCATTGGCGCGGTTGAGCAGCGTCAGGCAGAAGTCCGCTTTGCGAGAAAAAAACTGGAAGACTCAACGGTTCGCGCCCCAATCAGTGGATTCGTCAGTGTCCGCCACAAGTCGCGCGGGGATTTCATCAACGAACAGGGCGGCAACCGTGACATCGTCACCATTGTCCGGCTCGATCCCATCCGGGTCCAGGCCAATGTCGCTGAAGTTGGCGTTTCGTACGTCAAGGCCGGCATGCCGGTGCGTTTCACGACTGACGCCTACCCAGGGCGCGATTTTCCGGCGCGGGTGGCCCGCATCAGTCCTGTTCTCAATCAGCAGGCGCGGCTCTTGATGGTCGAGGCGACCGCTCCGAATCCACAGGGACTCCTCAAGCCGGGCATGTTTGCGCGGGTCTATGTGGACATCGCCAGCGACGTGCCGGCGGTGTTCGTTCCATCTGGCGCGGTGGTCAGCGTCGCCGGCGTGGAAAAGGTCTTTGTTTTTGAGGGTGGCAAGGCCGTGGAGCGGCGCGTCCGGTTGGGCAAGCGCGATGGCGAGGCAGTTGAAATTACCGAAGGCCTCAAGCCCGGTGAAAAGGTCATCACGACCAACCTGGATCGCCTGACCAATGATCAGCCAGTGAACGTTTCATAA
- a CDS encoding SDR family NAD(P)-dependent oxidoreductase, protein MRLEGSVVVITGASSGIGAATAKHLAARGAAVALFARREPEMQAVARDITQAGGRAHVVPGDVTNGEHVRHLIQSTLDAFGRIDALVNNAGTGGGLNLCDTRDDLLKQVLDVNVLGCALCAKYALPHLSPGGVIVNIGSVAGEVATVGMYTASKFALRGFNDALRREVKGRGLRVVLVAPGFIRTEMTAGLRYRMPGPEIVARAIEKAIRSPRRKIVVPWWYRPLMYLGKIPLIADAIFSNPKTQARYRDRDSVKRLTT, encoded by the coding sequence ATGCGGCTCGAAGGCAGTGTGGTCGTGATTACTGGAGCTTCAAGCGGGATTGGCGCCGCCACGGCGAAGCACCTGGCCGCGCGGGGGGCCGCGGTGGCGCTCTTTGCCCGCCGCGAACCGGAAATGCAGGCCGTCGCGCGCGACATCACGCAGGCCGGCGGCCGGGCGCATGTGGTTCCGGGCGATGTCACCAACGGGGAGCACGTCCGCCATTTGATCCAGTCCACCCTGGATGCCTTTGGGCGCATAGATGCTCTCGTCAACAACGCCGGCACCGGGGGCGGTCTCAATCTGTGCGACACCCGCGACGACCTGCTCAAGCAGGTGCTCGACGTGAACGTGCTCGGCTGCGCGCTCTGCGCCAAGTATGCCCTACCACACCTGTCGCCCGGTGGCGTCATCGTCAACATCGGTTCGGTGGCCGGCGAAGTCGCTACCGTTGGGATGTACACGGCCTCGAAGTTTGCGCTGCGCGGTTTCAACGACGCCTTGCGGCGCGAGGTCAAGGGACGTGGGCTGCGGGTGGTGCTGGTCGCGCCGGGCTTCATTCGCACGGAGATGACCGCCGGACTGCGCTACCGCATGCCGGGACCGGAAATCGTCGCCCGCGCCATTGAAAAGGCCATTCGGTCGCCCCGGCGCAAAATCGTCGTGCCGTGGTGGTATCGCCCGCTGATGTATCTCGGCAAAATTCCCCTCATTGCCGACGCCATCTTTAGTAACCCAAAGACCCAAGCGCGCTACCGTGACCGCGACAGCGTGAAGCGGTTGACGACCTGA
- a CDS encoding efflux RND transporter permease subunit, producing the protein MQKLAELCIKRPVFATMLVMAFIVVGAFSYFKLGVDLFPKIDLPTVTITTRLDGASPEEVESQVTKRIEEAVNTIAGVDELRSVSAEGVSQVFVVFVLERKIDDAAQDVRDKVNRILGELPSDVKAPIIEKLDPDAQPVLSLAVSGNRSPREITEITDKAIKQNLESLNGVGRVSFIGDRKREIQVTLDASKIAAYNLSVEAIKQALRAQNVEIPGGRLDDGQRELSLRTLGRVTSVEDFNQVIVGTVNGLPIYVKDIGYVEDGVEEPRSLARLDGQPAVILEVRKQSGSNTLEVVRLVKERVAELLPQLPSDFRVQYLKDQSIFVQDAFDAVQEHLLLGGIMAALVILLFLRNWRSTVISAIAIPASVIATYGLMYAMGFTLNRMTMLALVLSVGIVIDDAVVVLENIYRFMEEKGMSAFEAAKEATADIGFAVLATTLSLVVIFIPVAFMGGIVGRFMSSFGFTCAFAILVSMVISFTLTPMLCSRFLRPPKAADARHKSSRATGFYGWLERNYIWLLEWSLRRPVAVIGISLLTVLSVIPIFSVIGKNFIPFDDAGMFEVAVKLPEGMTLQEAEKQMANLEAMVKTTPHVTHYLTTLGGDEQRRVNRGNIFVQLTPLTERRLTQADLMQMVRDKLADQQGKQISVQYVQAISGGGNSAAPVQYVVRGPDIAVLTQASQQLSDFLKATPGVVDVDTTLEVGKPELRATIDREKAANLGVNVATIASSLRTLVAGEVVGTYREGDDRYDVRFRLRGDDRTGPETLLRSYVPSTKLGNAPIANFVSFSSGVGPAQIDRYNRQRQVTISANLQEGYSLDRVLQALDEKATALNLGPDYRAAKLGQSKELGKAAANFLLAFVLSFVFMYMILAAQFESFLHPVTILLSLPMAVPFALLSLIPFGETLNIFSALGILMLFGVVKKNSILQIDHINVLRAEGKARYDAIVAGCRDRLRPILMTTLALVAGLIPMAVAQTPGSAALRSVAIIVIGGQTLCLLLTLVAIPVFYQLFDTLTDGSWWRARFDALPGFWRPTPREEAPTDVSAAAREQMP; encoded by the coding sequence ATGCAAAAACTTGCCGAACTCTGCATCAAGCGCCCCGTTTTTGCCACCATGCTCGTCATGGCGTTCATCGTCGTGGGGGCGTTTTCCTACTTCAAGCTGGGCGTGGACTTGTTTCCCAAGATCGACCTTCCGACTGTGACCATCACGACGCGGCTCGATGGCGCGTCGCCGGAGGAAGTCGAATCGCAAGTCACCAAGCGCATCGAGGAAGCCGTCAACACCATTGCCGGCGTGGATGAGCTGCGGTCGGTGTCGGCCGAAGGCGTGTCGCAGGTGTTCGTCGTGTTCGTGCTTGAGCGCAAGATTGACGACGCTGCCCAAGATGTGCGCGACAAGGTCAACCGCATCCTGGGTGAGCTGCCGTCCGATGTGAAAGCGCCCATCATCGAGAAGCTCGACCCGGATGCGCAGCCGGTGTTGTCGCTGGCCGTGTCTGGCAATCGTTCGCCCCGCGAGATTACCGAAATTACCGACAAGGCAATCAAGCAAAACCTGGAATCGCTCAACGGCGTTGGCCGCGTTTCCTTCATTGGCGACCGCAAGCGGGAAATCCAGGTGACGCTCGATGCGTCAAAAATCGCGGCCTATAACCTCAGCGTGGAGGCGATCAAGCAGGCGTTGCGCGCCCAAAACGTCGAAATCCCCGGCGGACGCCTCGATGACGGCCAGCGTGAACTCTCACTACGCACGCTCGGACGAGTCACCAGCGTGGAAGACTTCAATCAAGTCATTGTCGGCACGGTCAATGGACTGCCCATCTACGTCAAAGACATTGGGTATGTTGAAGACGGCGTGGAAGAACCCCGCTCGCTGGCCCGGCTCGATGGTCAGCCGGCGGTTATTTTGGAGGTTCGCAAGCAGTCGGGTAGTAACACGCTCGAAGTTGTCCGGCTGGTCAAGGAGCGGGTAGCAGAACTGCTGCCGCAACTGCCGTCTGACTTCCGGGTGCAGTATCTCAAAGACCAGTCCATTTTTGTGCAGGATGCTTTTGACGCCGTGCAGGAACACCTCCTCTTGGGTGGCATCATGGCGGCGCTGGTCATCTTGCTGTTTTTGCGCAACTGGCGTTCGACCGTGATTTCGGCCATTGCCATTCCGGCGTCGGTCATCGCGACCTACGGGCTGATGTACGCCATGGGCTTTACCCTCAACCGCATGACCATGCTGGCGCTGGTCCTGAGCGTCGGGATTGTGATTGACGACGCCGTGGTGGTGCTCGAAAACATCTACCGCTTCATGGAAGAAAAGGGCATGTCGGCGTTTGAAGCCGCCAAGGAAGCCACCGCCGATATTGGTTTCGCGGTGCTGGCAACGACGCTTTCGCTCGTAGTGATTTTCATTCCCGTGGCCTTTATGGGCGGCATCGTGGGGCGCTTCATGTCATCGTTTGGCTTCACCTGTGCCTTTGCCATTCTGGTCTCGATGGTCATCAGCTTCACGCTGACCCCGATGCTCTGTTCGCGCTTTTTGCGGCCGCCGAAAGCTGCCGACGCTCGCCACAAATCATCACGCGCCACAGGCTTTTACGGGTGGTTGGAGCGAAACTACATCTGGCTACTCGAATGGTCCCTCCGGCGGCCGGTCGCCGTAATTGGCATTTCGCTGCTGACCGTCCTTTCGGTGATTCCAATTTTTTCTGTGATCGGGAAAAACTTCATTCCCTTTGATGACGCGGGCATGTTTGAGGTCGCCGTCAAGTTGCCGGAAGGAATGACCTTGCAGGAAGCCGAAAAACAAATGGCCAACTTGGAAGCCATGGTCAAGACGACCCCACATGTCACGCACTATCTCACGACGCTTGGCGGTGACGAACAGCGCCGCGTCAATCGGGGCAACATCTTTGTTCAACTAACGCCACTGACAGAGCGACGCCTGACCCAGGCCGACTTGATGCAGATGGTCCGTGACAAGCTCGCCGATCAGCAGGGTAAGCAAATTTCGGTGCAGTACGTGCAAGCCATTTCCGGCGGGGGCAACTCGGCAGCGCCGGTGCAGTATGTCGTGCGTGGCCCCGACATCGCCGTGCTGACCCAAGCCTCGCAACAGCTCTCAGACTTCCTCAAGGCGACGCCTGGGGTCGTGGACGTGGACACCACTCTGGAAGTTGGGAAGCCGGAACTGCGCGCCACGATTGACCGTGAAAAAGCAGCCAACTTGGGCGTGAATGTGGCGACGATTGCTTCGTCCTTGCGCACGCTCGTGGCGGGGGAAGTGGTCGGGACGTACCGCGAAGGCGATGACCGTTACGACGTGCGGTTTCGGCTGCGGGGTGACGACCGAACCGGCCCGGAAACGTTGTTGCGGTCGTATGTCCCCTCGACCAAGTTGGGGAATGCGCCGATTGCCAACTTTGTGTCGTTTTCGAGCGGTGTCGGGCCGGCCCAGATTGACCGTTACAATCGGCAGCGGCAAGTCACCATCTCGGCCAACCTCCAGGAAGGGTATTCGCTTGACCGGGTGCTTCAGGCGCTCGATGAAAAAGCCACGGCGCTCAACCTGGGTCCTGACTACCGGGCGGCAAAGCTTGGTCAGAGCAAGGAATTGGGCAAGGCGGCGGCCAACTTCCTGCTGGCCTTCGTGCTGTCCTTTGTGTTCATGTACATGATTTTGGCCGCCCAGTTCGAGAGTTTCCTCCACCCGGTGACCATTTTGTTGAGCCTGCCCATGGCCGTACCGTTCGCGCTGCTGTCACTGATTCCATTTGGGGAGACGCTCAATATCTTTTCGGCACTGGGCATCCTGATGCTGTTTGGCGTCGTCAAGAAAAACTCCATTCTCCAGATTGACCACATCAACGTTTTGCGCGCCGAAGGGAAAGCGCGTTACGACGCCATCGTGGCCGGTTGCCGCGACCGGCTGCGCCCGATTCTCATGACGACTCTGGCGCTGGTCGCCGGGCTGATCCCCATGGCCGTGGCACAGACGCCTGGTTCGGCCGCCCTCCGTTCGGTCGCCATCATTGTCATCGGCGGACAAACGCTGTGCCTGCTGCTGACGTTGGTGGCAATCCCGGTGTTTTATCAGCTTTTCGACACCCTGACGGACGGTTCCTGGTGGCGCGCGCGGTTTGACGCACTGCCTGGTTTCTGGCGTCCAACACCGCGTGAAGAAGCGCCGACGGATGTTTCGGCTGCCGCGCGAGAACAGATGCCGTAA